The genomic stretch gaaatttaaaacatgcgaaaataaagtAAGGAAAGTCGAATTGTCCGAAATCTTGACTTTCTTTTCTCAAGTTGGAAATTCCGATATATCATCCATTCCAACTATTCACCCCCACCCTATTTTTCTTCCGCAAAGCGTGGACTTCCGAACACACGTAACAGTATAGTCCAAACTCATTTCTCCGCACATATGCGTTTGGAACTAGGAACGATTACCGTTTGACAGTGAGAAGAGTTCCAGAAGACGATGCGGGCAAAGTGATCCAATCGTAAGAGCGCAACAACACAAGTATACAAGGTATATAAAAGCAAGCTGCCGGCTAGACTCACGCTTTCGAATTTGTCCTTGTTCTTGGCGTGTTGAGCAATGAATCTGGCATCCTCGACGGTCTTCTCGATTTCCCGGATCATCGGCTTCTCGAACGTCGGACTGACGTCGTCGTGGCCGCAGCCGGGGCTCGCCGGGCTGAACAGGTCGTCGTCAGCCCCGGGTAAAGGCAGCGCGGGGTGAGGCTCGTCGAAGCACGGTCCCATGGTGGTGACGACGGCTATGGGGGCCGCGTCGAACCTCGCGGTTGGCATGGAGGGCACGTCGTAGTCGGCGCTGTACCTTTTCGCGCCGTACTGCATGTACTTGTCCATTTCGGCCGGCAGGTGAAAAACGTCCGTGAGCATACCGTCGGAGGGTTTGCCGTCGTCGTCACCCTCCGTCGGGTCGTCCTTCTTCGGCCTCTCGATGAGTAAAAACTTAGGCAACACTTGTATAAACACAACCCGCACCCACTTGGCCATCTTGTGCGTGACCGGCGACCGGAAGTTCACGTTCAACACAGCTATAGTCACGACAACCGAAAACGTCACTAGCACCATAGTGAACAACAGGTATTTACCTAAAAGGGGAACGGTTAGGGACGTCGGCGGGATTATCTCCGCCAGTAGTAAGAAAAACACAGTCAACGACAGGAGGATCGATATCGACAACGACACCTTCTCACCACTGTCACTCGGCAGGTAGAACACGAGAACCGAAAGGAACGAGATACCCACGCAGGGTATTATCAGGTTCACCGTGTAAAACAGCGTCTTTCGCCTCAGTGTTATGTAGAACATTATGTCCGGATAGGGCTCCTCGCAGCATATGTAAAACTTCTCGTTCCTAACTGCAGGCACTTTTATTATGTCCCACTCGACGGAGATGTAATAGTCCGTCAGGTCTATACCCAAGTCGATGTCGTTCGAGTCTTCCGATTGCTGAAGATGACGGAGATCCACCTGCGCACACAAACGTTTCATTGTAACcgatttgaatttcattttcgtatacatatacaatatacatatataacattcTTCTCACCCTTCAAGGTTCAAAGAGACaactttcgcaattttttacactccGACATCCGGTTAAAGACATCGAGCTTTCAGCTTCGCCCCTCGTCGAGTGCTGAGAAAAGGAATCTTCCCTGTATACGAGCTTTCAGTCGTTTACGCCTCGGGAAGGATTTCTTCGAGCCAATAGAAATGCTAAGGGTAACCTAACGACGTTTATACCGTTGCAATTGAGAAGCGGATCGCTCAAGCGATAGGAATCTAGTCTATGCTGAAAATGATTTGCCTCCGAAGGGGTGGCGCCGAAACGTTCCGGCAGCAGCCCCGCCCAGACGTCGCTGGACCCAGTCAGTCGGACCCCACGGGAACCGGCATCGATCCCGAAGTCCTCGACCGCAAGCCGCTAttgtttttcaagaaaaaaggtTAGCTCCATACGGAGGGCTGAAAGGAGCCGAGTAATTGTCAAAAGCTCTTATCACGATTCATGAGTTCATTGTTTTAGatattatgaaatttgaagTGAGCGAAGAAAATTCTGTTTCAAGGAAGAGCAGACTCTCTTGTACACCTCCAAGATATGATCCTTTCAAAACCGgttcaaattttatagaatCCCTTCGATAGTCGATAAGGGTGTgtgtgttttaaattttttatttgaatctgTTTTAGTTTTAATTAAACATTGAAATCATGACGTGTAAAGAAATTTGGATACCCCTGAAGGTTTGTGGAAAATCAGCAAAACGTTAGTTTCTCAGATTTCTCGAAAACTTTACCTTTTTTTACAGTAACTTTCATTGTGGAGCCGTATGTTTAGTTTAGAAACTATGAATTCCTTCTATTTTCGATCTTCCGTGAgattagatatacatatatgttatataaatATGCAATAATACTGTTTACTTAATTATCAAATTagagttttcttatttttataaaccTGTTCAATGGCACCCGAATTTTTGCAtcttagaattttcaaatttacctcAAACAGTTTCCAAGTTATATAGTCAACTGAAACTCAGACATTCTTAATTCAAAAatctacaaaaaattaaatatcttcttctGTTAAGCGACAAGAAACGTTTCACAAACTTTGAATCTTTCTTGAGAAAGTCAGCTAGTTTTAGTCAGATCAATTACCCTCTAAACGGCCCGTACAAATATATAtcccaaaaaaagaaaaaaacatttcacctTAATTAAATCCGCAACGATTTTTCAGACCTCCGAGGATCCACAGCGCCTGCGGCGATAGTTCCACCGCGTATTTTAAACCTCTTTTTCATCAGGAGTAAAAGCTTTTCGCGTCCGACGTGCAAGAGGCGAGCACGGATACGTGGCtgtatttacaaattattgtCCCGGGGACAGGTAACAAGTTCACCAGGCTTGCTCCAGCAGATTCGATCTGATCCGAAGTGCGACAACGTCGGATCCAATCAGCCTTCGAACCATTTCAAGTGGTCCGACTCACCTCAACTCTTTTCCACCGTCCGGTTCCCCACAGGCTGAAGGGGATGAATATATCCGACTTTCCCGCTTCACGGTTAGCTAGCAAAACTAGGATAGAAATATCGCTAATCGACGACCTCGTCGCAAACTTTCGTAACAGCTGTGATTAACTCCTGCGTTGTTTCCCTCGTCAATGTTTGCTCACGGCGATGAGATTCTTAACGTTGTTGTTCCCACCGTCGTTTTCACCGCAGCGCACAATCATTGTATTACACCTACGTCTATTTGCGTGCGTATAAACTCACCGTGTAACCATCGTACGTCCAGGAGCCGAACTTCATGAAGCAGGTCTGTTCGTCGAACGGAAAATACTCGACGTCtatctcgcaaaatgacttgTAGATAGCCGGAGGCTTCCAGACGACCTTCCCGGTGTGATGCAGAATCGCTTTCGTCATGATGGTCACCTCGTAGTTGCCGTCGGCGCTGAAAGTAACAGGAACAGCTTCacgtttgtcttttttttctatattcgcCAACAACACTTACTCGCGAATTCGgtaaatcccccccccccccccccccccttcctcaCCACCGCGATCAGCTTGGGGTGAATTCCAGAAGGCATAAAGAAATGCCCACCATCGTGCGAGCAGTAGTTTCGAGCAAAAGCCGCACGCCGGGTAATAagaattcaataaaatcttGGGTCACGTATTAAGCTTTCAGATGGTCTGCCTGACTGGGTCTCCTCGCGGATGGCGTTCAGCTGCAGAGGAAAAAAGGACGGCCTCTGGACGAGGTGAAAGGGAAAGGGGCGCGGGGGTTGAGCTAGGATCGATACGGAGTGTGGGTACAGCTGCGAGTCCGGACCGCATCCCGCTATTTCTTAAAGCTGCAAGTgtgccttttctttttctttttttgcagaaAGGGGCAGCGAGTCGAGGGGAAATGGCACGTGACCCAACCCAATTAAGATTGAGATGGTCGTAAATTTGACCAAGTTATTACGCGGCTAAGTAAGGCTCGAGCTGCCTATAGACAGATTCGTGTAAATCAAGCGGTGGATTTCGCTGTCGCAAAGTCACTCTGGGTCGAAGATTTTACAGACTGGTGATTAACGTTGCTGAACCGTATCGCGAAGAACTTGAGAATAGTTTTTTGCTGAAGAACGAATTGTAACGAAACTGTTGAATTATTGTCGAAACAGTAAAGGGGGACGATAGTTGGAAGACATGAAAATTGGCATGGCTTGTTGTGAGTCAGCATCGAGACGTGATTTAATCAGCACGAGTCAATGGGCCATGAATGCAACGGTGGACCTAAGATAGCGGAGAAATTTGAACGAGACGTGTATCGTTGAAGAATAAAGTAGCCCCACTCGCGATACCGCAGTGCTGGGAAAATCTACGCGTGACCTGCACCTTCAATGCCGAGCAATGGTGTAAGAATCTGGCATTTATTGAAGTTTATACTCTTTGTATTACAACGCATGTTCCCACGATATTGCCGACTCGGATCTCTGAATTACTGACAGGAAATtggaaatgattgaaaatcatAAGCGCAGAGGAAAATTTGTAGGACAACGATGGTATCATCTTGGAATTGATACCGCTCGTTTGTATCTCCTTGAAGTTTTCATCAGACCTGATGAAGGTCGAATGAAATATTGGTAGGTAGACATACACGGCTTAGAGATAAAGTTAATTACCTTGAAAGAGTACAAATTGGCAATCGAGGGTAACCTGACAGGAGTGAAGCCTCGAGTTGAACCGAGAAACGAAATTGAGTTTTCACCAACCGCCCGATAAAGCCTTCGCCGACAGTCGCTCGCCTCGGCAAAAAAGGAGTGCGAGCCTAAACTGAAGTTATTGATTTTAGAGAAGAGAGCGGCATACCGTGACGCGTCTCCGGAGGCAAAGATGGCTCGCGAATTTTCCCTAGTTCGTATATCCATCAGGGATAAAAAGGTTTCAAACCAAGAGCCGGTTGATTAGCCGCAGCACTTTGTGCCACATCAGCGTCTGTTAAGCATCGGTCCACACATCGGTGAAGCTTCGCTCGTGTCCGAACGAAAGGACCATGTCAGCTATGATCCGCTTCTCCATCCACTCCAGGGGATGGACTTAAACACGAATAGCAACACGGATGACCAACCGCAAGTTAATCGGTGGCAAGAGTCAGTTGCCGGAGGAGCTATCTCAAACTCCGGTTTAAGCCCAGAATGCACGAAACAGTTCGGAACTGGCGAACCCTCGGAGGTCCGAATCCTGGCCGAGGGTGCGTCGTACCTTCGTCAGAGATGCGTAAACGCGCCAGATCGCGACTCAAGGCACGCCGGTTATCCATAAATTCTGATCCACCTTCCGCGGGGAAGAGTGAAAGGTTGAATGGAGCCAAAGGGTCCGACTAACCACTGATCGCCCGACCTTCCTCGCGTGACTCAGAGCTTTCGGCCAAGTCAGAgttcgaaatgaaaatcaaacttcGAAGACCAGTGAAATGCCAGTTTTGACATCAGCTTGACGAAAGTTGGAAGTCTAGCCGTCTATTTATCAAGGAATTCCTCCAAGGAATTCGGGTCCTCGTGTAACCCGTTACCGCATCTGCCAGTGAAGTCGAGGACCGAAACACGCTGTAAGGGGGTGAAAGCACTGCACGTAGAAAGCACACGCGCCTCGTTCGCAGGGTTCGAGACGCGGGCGGAGGTCAGGGGGTGTAAAAGCTTCCAAGCAGCAACAGGGCGACTCCCTATTCGCTACTTGGTACTCGGTTCTTGGGCATATATTAGGCCAACGTCACGCTGCCCGTATCGTCGCCGGCGTGTACCAAGACAGGTAGAAGGCACGGAGTTCTCCTTGCGGTGCGCATGGAGTAATAAGTTTTGCGTCTGCGTATCCATCCATAATAATAAACTGAGAACATGCTACGAGGCCGCGGAGTCTGCAGGGCTGTTTGTTACAGAATATCTCATCTTATTCAGGGCTCTTCTAGCTCCCGGCTCGCGTCGCGCAGCTCTGAGGCCCATGGACCTTCTACATCGCTGAAATTTCCTTCACGTTTCAACGCTTCAGGgtataattttaatacaataattataatgaaagCGATAGTAATTTTAATCCATCTGCAACGCAGGTATATATTCGAATACGGGCGTGTCTATACGGATCGAAGCGTGAAAGTAAGTTCCAAGGGACATTATACCGCATAAAGATTGGTGTatttgactgattttttttctttctttctttctttttttttttttcttcttcgccaGTCAAATATACGGGGTCTTGTATGCTATCCAAACCAGACGACGCGACGGCTGCACGGGAAGGAAGTCAGGATCGATAAGTTATACTCTGGCAAATATTTCGCGCCAAGCTTCGAAGGGAGGATTCGTTCAATCCTGAAACATCCTACGCAGTGTCTTCTAGGTAtatattactatatatatatatatatatatatatatatatatatatatatatatatatatatataaagcaaGAGATTCTTGAGGTCAGCGTTTTATTCTCTGACGACGTCAGGCGCCGTTACTAAAACTGGGAAACGAGGCACTGCACAGGCGGCATTAGAGAAGTGAATGTCGGAGATAAAAGAGCGAGGCAGAGTTCAAACTGGTTGGAGTTGAGTGCAGGGCTTAGTGAAGTAGGTTAAGATTAGTTTACTCGTTACTTTTGCCTCGGAGCGAATCGGTCATTCCAGAAAGAGGTTGAAAAACGCATAGCGTCGCAGCATATACGCGGAGTCCTGGGATCTCCGAGTGAAAGatgagatttgaaatttgtatttcCCTCGCTGCGCCGTTTCTCTTGTTGTACCGTGTAGGTGCTAATGATGTTTGCGACCCTGCTGCATGTTTGATGATATGCTCACGGGACGGAAGACGTCGTAAACAATTAAGGAACTAAGGTTTCCTAGTTCCGAGTTAAACAATTATCAAGATTTGCAGAGTCTGATGAGCACGAGTGTCGGGCTAATAATTAGGCGGAGTTGGATTTACTCCACTTATTTAATCCAAACTGCGGAAAACGTTTACCGACGGAATGAAAAGCTTCGGTATACGTCAACTTTTGCAGTTCAACAAGCACAGCTAGCCTGCCTGAATCTAACCAACTAACTCCCTACAGACGTGTCTATCGTTTTTCCGTTCACTCACCCAGAATTCACTAGCTATAGCGGGCAGGAGAATATctacgatgaaaaaatttaatcacccTAACATTTTATTGCCACCACTTATACGAATATTCTATATACGAATATTCTACGAAATTTAGGAACATGAGTAATATATGTTCAATGAGACTCTCAATGTTTATTTTACCGAAATGTATGTGGAAGTACATCTCGCAAATAGATTCGAATATTGATAGAAATAAAAGACACATCTCCGCAACGCTGACACGATGATACTACGACGTACAGagtagaaatttattattcccgTCGCAGTAAACATTTACTCACTCTTCTCCAATTCCAACAGTCTTATCTCTCAGACTCGATGAActcgaaaaaatccaaaaacatCGTGACGAACTTTACATGCGTTGTTTGCCGATCATTTTGACAAAAGCCATGGATGCTTGAATTTTCCAACACCTTCGCAGATCCTACACATAGATGCATCGGATTCCGCACTCACGTAAACTCTTATCACGTACGCATAACGCACTGTCTAGACCTGAGACAGGCTAGCGATAGGGAATAGGTGCTGTACCGAATCTCTGTTCGTAACAGCCAAGAGGGTTCTGACCTCCATCTTGTCTTCTAGTTTCTGAATAAGAACCAGTTCATAGCAACAACAACGGGGTCTAATCTCCCGCTCCTGGGAACGACATAATAGGCATGTTTGGCTGGGTGTTATTGTTCCAAGATGCCTCTACGCGAGAACAGTCGGAACCCTTCGAGGCAAAGTAAATTCCGAGGACGAATACACGCTGTTTGCATTGCTGACGTAACATCGCCACCTCGAGTTCCCTCATTACTCAATTGTTCCGAGATCCAAAATGTTGATGCGAGAAGTCTGACGACtggcttgaattttttatcctaATATTGTGAAATCGCAAAGTGATTTTTGCCCTTGATCTTAGCAGTTCGAAGTCGAGTGATTCTAACGTAATTCTTTGGGTACTCACTTGTTGTAAAG from Diprion similis isolate iyDipSimi1 chromosome 12, iyDipSimi1.1, whole genome shotgun sequence encodes the following:
- the LOC124413116 gene encoding LOW QUALITY PROTEIN: acetylcholine receptor subunit alpha-like 1 (The sequence of the model RefSeq protein was modified relative to this genomic sequence to represent the inferred CDS: deleted 2 bases in 1 codon), which codes for MCPPVGDTPGGQGVRCIEMFGRQAVGMAVVKSGGGGGPDWGDCWRAMAMSCLVPAIPGAEANPDAKRLYDDLLSNYNRLIRPVGNNSDRLTVKMGLRLSQLIDVNLKNQIMTTNVWVEQEWNDYKLKWNPDDYGGVDTLHVPSEHIWLPDIVLYNNADGNYEVTIMTKAILHHTGKVVWKPPAIYKSFCEIDVEYFPFDEQTCFMKFGSWTYDGYTVDLRHLQQSEDSNDIDLGIDLTDYYISVEWDIIKVPAVRNEKFYICCEEPYPDIMFYITLRRKTLFYTVNLIIPCVGISFLSVLVFYLPSDSGEKVSLSISILLSLTVFFLLLAEIIPPTSLTVPLLGKYLLFTMVLVTFSVVVTIAVLNVNFRSPVTHKMAKWVRVVFIQVLPKFLLIERPKKDDPTEGDDDGKPSDGMLTDVFHLPAEMDKYMQYGAKRYSADYDVPSMPTARFDAAPIAVVTTMGPCFDEPHPALPLPGADDDLFSPASPGCGHDDVSPTFEKPMIREIEKTVEDARFIAQHAKNKDKFESVEEDWKYVAMVLDRIFLWLFTLACVLGTALIILQAPSLYDTTKPIDIKYSKIAKKKMMLMNMGPEED